Proteins encoded together in one Deltaproteobacteria bacterium window:
- the ccsA gene encoding cytochrome c biogenesis protein CcsA gives MEKLLLEMALISYFISTTGYVGSLIIQRIFLAKIATWLLAVAFCFHTATLFSQYFVTGQGSVTSLYGWASLFAWAIAGPYLFFQIRTKTRILGAIVSPLTCLLVLAASQLMHGGVLLPENLKGPLVMIHVILSVTGEALFVLVALAGMLYLIQDRQIKNRRLGAVTRILPPLKDLDRINHYGLLLGFPVLTFGLLSGAAWAGEVWGSHWQWDPKLIWALLFWLCFAFILHQRLAIGWSGHKAALLSVTFLLGLLASLTFITLGFSTIHSFR, from the coding sequence ATGGAAAAACTTCTCCTCGAAATGGCCTTGATCAGCTATTTCATCAGCACAACAGGTTATGTGGGATCGCTCATCATCCAGAGGATTTTCCTGGCTAAGATCGCGACCTGGCTTCTGGCCGTTGCCTTTTGCTTCCACACGGCAACACTGTTCAGTCAGTATTTTGTGACAGGCCAGGGTTCGGTTACGAGTCTTTACGGATGGGCCTCCCTGTTCGCCTGGGCCATTGCCGGCCCCTATCTTTTTTTCCAGATCCGGACCAAAACAAGAATTCTCGGGGCCATCGTCTCACCTCTGACATGCCTTCTGGTGCTGGCGGCTTCGCAGTTGATGCACGGCGGAGTGCTTCTTCCGGAAAACCTGAAGGGTCCGCTGGTCATGATTCACGTCATTCTTTCCGTTACGGGAGAGGCCCTGTTTGTACTCGTCGCCCTGGCAGGCATGCTGTATCTCATCCAGGACCGTCAAATCAAGAACAGACGCCTCGGCGCTGTGACACGGATCCTTCCACCGCTGAAGGACCTGGACCGGATCAACCACTACGGCCTTCTCCTCGGTTTCCCCGTTCTGACTTTCGGTCTCCTGTCGGGAGCGGCCTGGGCCGGAGAGGTCTGGGGGAGCCACTGGCAATGGGACCCGAAGTTAATCTGGGCGCTTCTGTTCTGGCTCTGTTTCGCTTTCATACTGCATCAGCGTCTGGCCATCGGCTGGAGCGGGCATAAAGCGGCACTCCTTTCCGTCACGTTCCTGCTGGGTCTTCTTGCGTCACTGACTTTTATAACACTCGGTTTTTCCACAATACATTCATTTCGCTGA